The following nucleotide sequence is from Thermodesulfobacteriota bacterium.
CGCCCTCCTTGTCCAGGTCACCCTCGATAACCAGGGCCGGATACTTGTTGGGCACCACCCGCAGGCTCCAGCCCGGGGCGTTGGGGGCCGGATGGGTCCGCCCGTAGGCGAGCACCTCGGGGGGAGTGGTGTTCTCGTTCCCGGGGCACAAGGGGCAAAAGCCGCCCCGCACCACGTCCTTCTCGACAATGAAATCCGTGGGCCTCTTCCCCCGCTCCCGGGAGATGATGATCCAGCGGCCGAGGATGGGGTCCTTGCGCAGCTCAGGCATAGGGTCGTGCGCGCTCCTTCGGAGACCTGATCGGCCAGGGCCACGAGCAGGCCGGCTCCGATCAGCCCCGGCTTGGGGGCCCTAGCGGCCCTGTGCCTTCTCGTGCTGCTCTTGGCGAGTCTTGCAGTCGATGCACAGGGTCGTCACCGGCCGCGCTTCCATGCGCTGGGCGGAGATGTCTTCCCCGCACTCTTCGCAGATGCCGTAGGAGCCGTCCTCGATCCGCCCCAGGGCCTCCTGGATCTTGCCCAGAAGTCGGCGCTCCCGGTCGCGGATCCGCAGCTCGAAGTTGCGGTCCGACTCCACCGCGGCCCGATCCGTGGGGTCCGGATAGTTGGTGTTGGTGCCGGTCATGTCGTTCAAGGTCTTTTCGGCCTCGCTCAGGAGCTCGCTCATCATATCCTTGAGCTTCTTCTCGAAATAGGCCAGCTCTTCCTTGTTCATGGGGGTCTGTCCTGAAGGGTCCGTTGGGATGCCGATGGTATGGCTGCCTGTCCATACCACGTTTCAGAGCCTTTTTCCAGGCGGCGCCCGGCGGCCGGTCATGCCGGTCGCGTGTAGGTGCCGCTCTTGCCTCCTGTCTTGCGCACCAGCCGCAGCTGGTCGATGACCATGGACCGGTCCGCGGCCTTGCACATATCGTAGATCGTCAGCGCTGCCACCGACACGGCGGTCAAGGCCTCCATTTCCACGCCGGTGCGGCCCTCGGCCCGGGCACTGGCCTCGATCTGCACCTGGCTTTTGGCCTCGTCCAGGGCGAAGCGGATGCCGACGCTGGTCAGGGGCACGGTGTGGGCAAGGGGGATGAGGGTATCCACCCGCTTGGCCGCCATGATGCCGGCCAGGCGGGCCACGCCCAGCACGTCGCCCTTGCCGATCTGGCCGCTGGCCAGCAGGGCGAAGGCCTCGGGGCTCATGGTGACCGTGCCGGCTGCCACGGCCTCCCGCACGGTGGGCAGCTTGCCGCCCACGTCCACCATCCGGGCCTGGCCGGAGGGGTCGAAATGGCTGAGCCGTGCCAACGGGTCGTCGTCCATGGCCTACTTGCCGAACAGCTTCTTCAGAAAGCCGCCCTCCTCCTCGGCTGGCTCCCGGCTCGCCGAAAGGGCGGCAAACTGCCGGAGCAGCTCCTCCTGTTCCCGGGACAGACCGGTGGGGATCACCACCTTCACCTCCACGAACAGGTCCCCCCGGCCGTAGCCGTTCAAGATCGGCATGCCTTCCCCCTTCAGGGTCAGCACATCGCCGGGCTGGGTGCCGCGGGGGATGGTGACAGGCTTGGCGCCGTCGATGGTGGGGAGCTCCAGTGTGCCGCCCAGGGCGGCGTCCACCATGGATACCGTCAACTGGCAGACCAGATCGTCGCCCCGGCGATGGAAGAGCTCGTGGGGCTCCACATGGATAACCACGTAGAGGTCCCCGGGCTGGCCGCCCCGGCGGCCTCCTTCGCCCAGTCCCCGCAGGCGCATCCGGGCCCCGGTATCCACCCCGGCCGGGATCTTCAGGGCCACCTTCTTGGTGGCCTGGACCAGACCATGGCCCTGGCAGTCCTCGCAAGGGTCGGTGACGATCTGGCCTTCGCCCTGGCAGCGGCTGCAGGTGGTGCTTACCCGGAAGAAGCCCTGGGCGCGGACCACCTGACCGCGGCCCTGGCAGGAGGGGCAGGTCTTGACACCGGTGCCGGGCCGGCGGCCGGTGCCCTCGCAGGTCCAGCAGGTGTCCCGCTTGTTGATCTGGATCTCCTTTTCCGCCCCCTTGGCGGCATCCTGAAAGCTGATGGCCAGATCGTAGCGGAGATCGGCGCCAGGCACTGGCCCGCCCCGCCGTTCGGCACGGCCGCCACCCAGGCCAAAGCCGAAGAGATCTTCGAAGATGTCGCCAAAGCTGTGGAAGATGTCGTCGAAGTTGCCGGGGCCGGAATAGCCGCTGCTCTGCAGGCCCTCATGGCCATAGCGGTCGTAGATCTTGCGTTTTTCCAGGTCCCCCAGCACCTCGTAGGCCTCAGCCGCCTCCTTGAAGCGCTCCTCGGCCTCCCGTTCGCCGGGGTTGCGATCCGGGTGGTACTGCATGGCCAGCTTCCGGTACGCCTTCTTGATCTCCTCCACAGAGGCGGATCGGGAGACGCCCAGGATGTCGTAATAGTCCCGCTTCTTCATGATGGGTATCCCAAGCCCTAGGCAGCCGATTCGGTCTCCTCGGCCTCTTCGGACTCGTCCTGAACCGGGGCGGCCGGCGGCGCCAGCTCCTCCGGGGTCGGCATCTGCCTCAGGTCGGCGATGTTCTGGAAGGTCACGGCGCCGGCGGCGATCTCCCGCAGGGCATTGACGATCTCCTTGTTCCGTTCGGGGATGAGCCCCGGCTTGCCGATGCGGAACTGCTTGACCCGACTGACCGCCAGATGAACAAGGGCGAACCGGCTTCCCTCGCCCACCTTCTCAAGACAGTCTTCCACCGTGATCCGCGCCATCGTCTGCCACCTCTCGGATATGGGACCGTTTGCGAAAAAACCAATAATATACTGAGCTGCGCCGTGCGGGTAAACCTTTTTTTCTGCTGGCCGTTGTCGGGCAAGGGGTGCGGCGCTGGAGTGGTACGAAACATGCAAGATCTTCTTCGCAGCAGTCCGCCGCAGGGCTGGCCGGCCAAGGCGGCCGCCCCGGCGGCGGCAGCAGGAGGCGCCGGCTGGGCGCTCTGTCCGGGCAAAAGCGGCCGCCGGGCAAAAGCTGCCCGGTCGGCCCCGCCGCGCCGGCGGGTGTCGGCTTCTCCGACGCCCCCTGCCGGGGATGGCCACAACTCCGGCGGCCAACGAGGAGCACAGGCAGGAGGGTACGATGCGCACCTTTTCGGCAATGCTGATGATGGTCCTCATGAGCGGCTGCGCGGCCGGCGTGCAGACCCCGGTGGCGAGCGTGGACCTGCGGCTGGATTCCCCCCTGCTCGGGGGCGGGCGGCGCCCGGTCATCTATCCCGACGCCTCGGAAGGCTCCTCCGGCGAGGCCGATCCCTTCGCCCGGGCCTTTGGCGCCCCCTGGCGCAGTGTGGCCACCGACTACCCGGAGCTGAGCTTCAATCCGTGACCCGGCCGCGGCAGGCCCTGGCCGGGGAACTGCCGCGCCGCGAAAAAGGAGGGCTGCCGTGTCCCAGTCCCTTGTTGTGGCTGCCGCCGTCCTGGTCGCCGTCCTCCTGGGTCCGGTCCCAGGCCGGGCCGGAGAGCCGGACCCCCCCCACCCCTACCGGCTGTGGGCCTTCAACCATCCGCACCAGGTGCCGGCCGACTACGTCTACCGCACGGGCCGCGTCTTCACCCCGCCGGCATCGCCTGCCTGGTGGCAGGACTGGTCCTGGCTCAGCGGCGGCGTCGCCAGTCTGGTCGGAAGCCCGGCGCCGGAGCCGATCCGCTCCCCCGGCGTGGCCCTGGACAGCCACGTGCGGCTCATGGCCGGGGAACTGGTGCGCCAGCTCCGCCAGGGACAGGCGGACAGCTCCACCCTGTCGGTGGTCACCTTTGTCAACCTCAACCACCTCTACCGCACGTCGGCCTTCGGCCGCTATCTCGGGGAGCAGCTGGCAGGTGAGCTGCAGCGGGCGGGACTCAATGTCCTGGACGT
It contains:
- the dksA gene encoding RNA polymerase-binding protein DksA; amino-acid sequence: MNKEELAYFEKKLKDMMSELLSEAEKTLNDMTGTNTNYPDPTDRAAVESDRNFELRIRDRERRLLGKIQEALGRIEDGSYGICEECGEDISAQRMEARPVTTLCIDCKTRQEQHEKAQGR
- the moaC gene encoding cyclic pyranopterin monophosphate synthase MoaC, which translates into the protein MDDDPLARLSHFDPSGQARMVDVGGKLPTVREAVAAGTVTMSPEAFALLASGQIGKGDVLGVARLAGIMAAKRVDTLIPLAHTVPLTSVGIRFALDEAKSQVQIEASARAEGRTGVEMEALTAVSVAALTIYDMCKAADRSMVIDQLRLVRKTGGKSGTYTRPA
- the rpoZ gene encoding DNA-directed RNA polymerase subunit omega, translated to MARITVEDCLEKVGEGSRFALVHLAVSRVKQFRIGKPGLIPERNKEIVNALREIAAGAVTFQNIADLRQMPTPEELAPPAAPVQDESEEAEETESAA
- a CDS encoding FlgO family outer membrane protein; this translates as MSQSLVVAAAVLVAVLLGPVPGRAGEPDPPHPYRLWAFNHPHQVPADYVYRTGRVFTPPASPAWWQDWSWLSGGVASLVGSPAPEPIRSPGVALDSHVRLMAGELVRQLRQGQADSSTLSVVTFVNLNHLYRTSAFGRYLGEQLAGELQRAGLNVLDVRKTPGLMVQEGFGEYGLSRDMDELSFVHPAQGTVVGTYTCAGDEVFLNARMLRNTDAMLLASVTMVFRQNEVVRALLADEGVPAGQAAAVRVRALPVPAVTP
- the dnaJ gene encoding molecular chaperone DnaJ, producing MKKRDYYDILGVSRSASVEEIKKAYRKLAMQYHPDRNPGEREAEERFKEAAEAYEVLGDLEKRKIYDRYGHEGLQSSGYSGPGNFDDIFHSFGDIFEDLFGFGLGGGRAERRGGPVPGADLRYDLAISFQDAAKGAEKEIQINKRDTCWTCEGTGRRPGTGVKTCPSCQGRGQVVRAQGFFRVSTTCSRCQGEGQIVTDPCEDCQGHGLVQATKKVALKIPAGVDTGARMRLRGLGEGGRRGGQPGDLYVVIHVEPHELFHRRGDDLVCQLTVSMVDAALGGTLELPTIDGAKPVTIPRGTQPGDVLTLKGEGMPILNGYGRGDLFVEVKVVIPTGLSREQEELLRQFAALSASREPAEEEGGFLKKLFGK